From a region of the Mycobacteroides saopaulense genome:
- a CDS encoding TetR/AcrR family transcriptional regulator, with translation MPADTRDRIVAAACELFRRQGMTGTGLKQIAQSAGAPFGSIYHFFPGGKAQLADEAIRASGVMYRDLVLAIFDQAGPDLAATIRGAFAAAADNLIATDYADACPIATIALEVASTDETLRRATADVFTDWIEQGAERIAGSGLPPEVRRRLMLGFITSLEGAFVLSRALRSPEPLLAAGETVAAAATSALAATPE, from the coding sequence ATGCCCGCCGATACCCGCGATCGAATCGTCGCCGCCGCCTGCGAGCTGTTTCGGCGGCAAGGCATGACGGGCACCGGGCTCAAGCAGATCGCGCAGAGTGCGGGTGCACCCTTCGGGTCGATCTATCACTTCTTTCCCGGCGGTAAGGCGCAGTTGGCCGATGAGGCCATTCGTGCTTCCGGTGTGATGTACCGAGATCTGGTGCTGGCGATCTTCGACCAAGCCGGCCCGGACCTTGCTGCCACAATCCGAGGCGCCTTCGCGGCCGCGGCCGACAACCTCATCGCGACCGACTACGCCGACGCGTGCCCCATCGCCACGATCGCACTGGAGGTCGCGAGCACCGACGAAACGCTGCGGCGTGCCACTGCTGATGTGTTCACCGACTGGATCGAGCAAGGCGCCGAGCGCATCGCGGGATCGGGTCTGCCGCCCGAGGTGCGTCGCCGTCTCATGCTGGGATTCATCACCAGCTTGGAGGGCGCGTTCGTACTCAGCCGGGCGTTGCGCAGTCCCGAGCCGCTGTTGGCTGCGGGTGAGACGGTTGCGGCCGCGGCGACATCGGCGCTGGCCGCAACCCCGGAGTAG
- a CDS encoding DUF4345 domain-containing protein: MDKALKYLAILTGVICLAIGLYHVIGGAETVFGGGEITASTDSQERFFAGLFAVYGLAWIWAARQSPIPATAIRFLAAGLLVGGLGRVASLIDRGQPHPFWIVMLAVEIVVPAVFFAIAGADEKAH; encoded by the coding sequence ATGGACAAAGCACTCAAGTACCTGGCGATTCTGACCGGCGTGATCTGCCTGGCCATCGGCCTATATCACGTCATCGGCGGTGCGGAGACGGTCTTCGGCGGGGGAGAGATCACCGCGAGCACCGACAGTCAGGAGCGATTCTTCGCCGGACTGTTCGCCGTCTACGGCCTGGCGTGGATCTGGGCCGCCCGGCAGTCGCCCATCCCGGCTACTGCCATCCGATTCCTGGCAGCGGGCCTGCTGGTGGGCGGGCTCGGCCGAGTGGCCTCGCTGATCGACAGGGGACAGCCGCACCCCTTCTGGATTGTCATGCTTGCGGTCGAAATCGTTGTTCCGGCAGTGTTTTTCGCCATCGCCGGGGCCGACGAGAAGGCTCATTGA